In a genomic window of Occallatibacter riparius:
- a CDS encoding M13 family metallopeptidase, whose amino-acid sequence MKKRFSLTAALAICAVCTALGHAQTSSTSQEKPERLAGLEPSFIDKNADPCTNFFQYACGNFSKQHPIPADRSGFGTMSMLYDENQSILHSILEKASTGGASRTPNEQKTGDYYASCMDVAAINQNGLKGLQPELDRIAALKSKDQLAPLLAHLQLINVNAFIGFGEQQDFGDATRQIASIDQAGLGLPEKDYYLRTGEADQKLRQQYVEHVTNTFRLLGEPDAKAAEDAKKVMDIETELAKNSLDVTSQRDPNNIYHMTSVADFEKMTPAIDWNKFLSDVGAPPVEKLNVTYPPFFKALNSLIESTDLETIKTYLRWQLITNTPSTALPEKFDQEHFNFYGKTLSGQQQQQPRWKRCVAATDGALGEALGEVYVKQAFPASSKAATQQMVRDIESAMDKDLDTLDWMSADTKAKAKQKLNAIANKIGYPDKWRDYSSLKIERGDALGNAIRAIEFENHRQLNKIGKPVDRGEFGMSPPTVNAYYSPTMNDINFPAGILQPPFWDSNATDAENYGHIGAVVGHELTHGFDDEGRQFDAAGNLKDWWTAEDAKKFEAKADCEVKEYNAFTVPGDVHVNGKLTLGENTADNGGLRLAYMALLEDAKRKSLNMDEKKDGYTPQQQFFIAFGQNWCGELRPQRARMQVQTDPHSPQEFRVNGVVRNMPEFGQAFNCKQGQPMMPDNMCRVW is encoded by the coding sequence ATGAAGAAAAGATTCAGTCTCACAGCGGCACTCGCAATCTGTGCCGTGTGTACCGCCTTGGGCCATGCGCAGACGTCGAGCACAAGCCAGGAGAAGCCGGAGCGGCTCGCCGGTCTTGAGCCTTCGTTCATCGACAAGAATGCTGACCCGTGCACCAACTTCTTCCAGTACGCTTGCGGAAATTTCAGCAAGCAGCATCCCATTCCGGCGGATCGCTCCGGGTTCGGCACGATGAGCATGCTTTATGACGAGAACCAGAGCATTCTGCATTCGATCCTGGAGAAGGCGTCGACAGGCGGAGCAAGCCGCACGCCCAACGAGCAGAAGACTGGCGACTACTATGCCTCATGCATGGATGTGGCGGCTATCAATCAGAACGGACTCAAGGGCCTGCAGCCGGAACTCGATCGCATTGCCGCGCTCAAGAGCAAGGATCAACTCGCGCCGCTGCTCGCGCACCTGCAGCTCATCAATGTGAATGCGTTCATCGGGTTCGGCGAGCAGCAGGACTTCGGCGATGCCACGCGGCAGATTGCGTCCATCGACCAGGCCGGGCTCGGTCTTCCGGAGAAGGACTACTACCTGCGCACAGGCGAGGCCGATCAGAAACTCCGCCAGCAGTACGTGGAGCACGTAACCAATACCTTCAGGCTGCTTGGCGAGCCGGATGCGAAGGCCGCTGAAGATGCGAAGAAGGTGATGGATATCGAGACGGAACTGGCGAAGAATTCGCTCGATGTCACCTCACAGCGCGATCCCAACAACATCTATCACATGACCTCCGTCGCCGATTTCGAGAAGATGACTCCGGCCATTGACTGGAACAAGTTCCTGTCGGATGTGGGCGCGCCTCCCGTCGAGAAGCTGAACGTGACGTATCCGCCGTTCTTCAAGGCGTTGAACTCGCTGATCGAGTCAACCGATCTGGAGACGATCAAGACCTATCTGCGCTGGCAGCTCATCACCAATACGCCGAGCACGGCGTTGCCGGAGAAGTTCGATCAGGAGCACTTCAACTTCTATGGCAAGACCCTGAGCGGGCAGCAGCAACAGCAGCCACGCTGGAAGCGGTGCGTAGCCGCGACTGACGGCGCGCTGGGCGAAGCCCTGGGCGAGGTCTATGTGAAGCAGGCGTTCCCGGCGAGCAGCAAGGCTGCCACGCAGCAGATGGTGCGCGACATCGAATCTGCGATGGACAAGGATCTCGACACGCTGGACTGGATGAGCGCCGACACCAAGGCCAAAGCCAAGCAGAAGCTGAACGCCATCGCCAACAAGATCGGGTATCCCGACAAGTGGCGCGACTACTCAAGCCTGAAGATTGAGCGGGGTGATGCGCTGGGCAATGCGATTCGCGCGATCGAGTTCGAGAATCACCGCCAGCTCAACAAGATTGGCAAGCCGGTTGATCGCGGCGAGTTCGGCATGAGTCCGCCGACGGTGAACGCCTACTACAGCCCGACGATGAACGACATCAACTTCCCTGCAGGCATCCTGCAGCCGCCGTTCTGGGACTCCAATGCGACGGACGCTGAGAACTACGGGCACATCGGCGCGGTGGTGGGCCACGAGCTTACCCACGGTTTCGACGATGAAGGCCGCCAGTTCGACGCAGCCGGCAATCTGAAGGACTGGTGGACTGCCGAGGACGCGAAGAAGTTCGAGGCCAAGGCGGATTGCGAAGTCAAGGAGTACAACGCGTTCACCGTTCCCGGCGATGTGCATGTCAACGGTAAGCTGACGCTGGGCGAAAACACCGCTGACAACGGTGGCCTCCGCCTTGCCTACATGGCGCTGCTCGAAGATGCCAAGCGCAAGAGCCTCAACATGGACGAGAAGAAGGACGGCTACACTCCGCAGCAGCAGTTCTTCATCGCGTTCGGCCAGAACTGGTGCGGCGAGCTTCGTCCACAGCGCGCGCGCATGCAGGTGCAGACCGATCCGCACTCGCCGCAGGAGTTCC